A single genomic interval of Candidatus Zixiibacteriota bacterium harbors:
- a CDS encoding tetratricopeptide repeat protein — MFVNDSTIDFFTNRMILVKVNAEVDTTTATKYHAIAYPTSVLLRKSGEEVDRLVGYAPATEYIQTFDDYSNGIGTLADLIAKAEGGVDRPLYLQIADKYKYRGDGAEAQTWFARVIESGDPADSLSGEARLAFADFLRRDKRYDDALDAYRKIEQEFTATYHGQDAVIYQAIVYRQKGDTAQAISTFGNFLERYPNSSDTTYAREQIEKLKNPKPVAAQ; from the coding sequence GTGTTCGTTAATGACAGCACCATCGATTTCTTCACCAACCGCATGATCCTGGTCAAGGTGAACGCCGAGGTTGACACCACCACGGCGACAAAGTACCACGCGATCGCCTATCCCACGTCGGTCCTGCTCAGAAAGAGCGGTGAGGAGGTCGATCGACTGGTGGGGTATGCCCCCGCAACAGAGTATATCCAGACTTTCGATGATTATTCCAACGGCATCGGGACTCTCGCTGATCTTATCGCCAAAGCTGAGGGCGGCGTGGATCGACCGCTCTATCTGCAGATCGCTGACAAATACAAATATCGCGGCGATGGAGCCGAGGCCCAGACCTGGTTTGCTCGCGTGATCGAAAGCGGCGACCCGGCCGACTCGCTCTCCGGCGAGGCTCGTCTGGCCTTCGCTGATTTCCTGCGCCGGGACAAGAGGTATGACGACGCGCTCGATGCCTACAGGAAGATCGAGCAGGAGTTCACTGCTACCTATCATGGGCAGGACGCGGTAATCTACCAGGCAATAGTCTATCGTCAGAAAGGCGACACGGCGCAGGCTATTAGCACGTTCGGGAACTTCCTCGAGCGTTATCCGAATTCCTCGGACACTACCTATGCCCGGGAACAGATAGAGA